From a single Accipiter gentilis chromosome 10, bAccGen1.1, whole genome shotgun sequence genomic region:
- the HGS gene encoding hepatocyte growth factor-regulated tyrosine kinase substrate isoform X2, which translates to MGRGGGTFERLLDKATSQLLLETDWESILQICDMIRQGDTQAKYAVNAIKKKVNDKNPHVALYALEVMESVVKNCGQTVHDEVANKQTMEELKEILKRQVETSVRSKILYLIQAWAHAFRNEPKYKVVQDTYQIMKVEGHVFPEFKESDAMFAAERAPDWVDAEECHRCRVQFGVVTRKHHCRACGQIFCGKCSSKYSTIPKFGIEKEVRVCEPCYEHLNKKAEGKAAATSELPPEYLTSPLSQQSQLPPKRDETALQEEEELQLAIALSQSEAEEKERMRQKTTYAMYPKAEPTPVTSSAPPVSTLYSPPVNSSAPLAEDIDPELARYLNRNYWEKKQEEVRKSPTPSAPLSLTEPAAQPGEAHPAPLGVVEQQYQNGESEENHEQFLKALQNAVTTFVNRMKSNHMRGRSITNDSAVLSLFQSINNMHPQLLELLNQLDERRLYYEGLQDKLAQIRDARGALNALREEHREKLRRAAEEAERQRQIQLAQKLEIMRQKKQEYLEMQRQLAIQRLQEQEKERQMRLEQQKQTIQMRAQMPAFSLPYAQLQAMPAASGVIYQPSGPTSFPGTFSPAGSVEGSPMHSVYMNQAAQGGTGPYTAMPVTGTDPSMVNAYMYQPAAGSGQAAQQGQAVPTTTPAYSSYQPTPTQGYQSAASQSQSIPAISQAPQSGAMGYMGSQSVSMGYQPYGMQGLMSALPGQEAALSSLPAQQSYLPGQQPLYQQMAPAGGPPQQQQPQPAPAPVQQPQGSGEAQLISFD; encoded by the exons ATggggcgcggcggcggcaccTTCGAGCGGCTTCTCG ATAAGGCTACAAGCCAGCTTCTGCTGGAGACGGACTGGGAATCCATCCTGCAGATCTGCGACATGATCCGTCAGGGAGATACCCA AGCAAAATATGCCGTCAACGCTATCAAGAAGAAAGTCAATGACAAGAATCCCCACGTGGCACTCTATGCACTGGAG GTCATGGAGTCAGTGGTGAAAAACTGTGGCCAAACAGTCCATGACGAGGTGGCCAATAAACAGACTATGGAGGAACTGAAGGAAATACTCAAG AGGCAAGTGGAGACAAGTGTCCGCAGTAAGATCCTGTACCTTATCCAGGCCTGGGCTCACGCCTTCCGCAATGAGCCCAAGTACAAGGTGGTGCAGGACACCTATCAGATAATGAAGGTCGAAG GTCACGTGTTCCCGGAGTTCAAAGAGAGCGATGCCATGTTTGCTGCAGAAAGG GCTCCAGACTGGGTCGATGCTGAGGAGTGTCACAGATGTCGAGTGCAGTTTGGCGTTGTGACACGGAAG CATCATTGCAGGGCCTGTGGGCAGATCTTCTGTGGCAAATGCTCCTCCAAGTATTCCACCATCCCCAAATTTGGGATCGAGAAGGAAGTGAGAGTCTGCGAGCCCTGTTATGAGCATCTCAACAA GAAAGCTGAGGGTAAAGCTGCTGCCACCTCTGAACTGCCCCCCGAGTACCTGACCAGCCCCCTCTCTCAGCAGTCCCAG CTGCCTCCGAAGCGTGATGAGACAGCTCTGCAAGAGGAGGAAGAGCTCCAGCTAGCTATTGCCTTATCTCAGTCAGAGGCTGAGGAGAAGGAGAGAATG aggCAGAAAACAACCTACGCCATGTACCCGAAGGCTGAGCCCACACCTGTCACATCATCAGCTCCCCCGGTCAGCACGCTCTATTCCCCACCCGTG AATTCCTCTGCTCCCTTGGCTGAGGACATTGACCCGGAG CTGGCTCGGTACCTGAACCGCAACTACTGGGAGAAGAAACAAGAGGAGGTTCGCAAGAGCCCCACCCCATCAGCACCTCTGTCCCTCACGGAGCCAGCTGCTCAGCCTGGGGAAGCCCACCCTGCCCCACTTGGTGTTGTTGAG CAGCAGTACCAGAACGGCGAGTCTGAGGAGAACCACGAGCAGTTCCTGAAAGCACTGCAGAATGCGGTCACCACGTTTGTCAACCGCATGAAGAGCAACCACATGCGGGGCCGCAGCATCACCAATGACTCTGCCGTGTTGTCCCTCTTCCAGTCCATCAACAACATGCAcccccagctgctggagctgctcaaCCAGCTGGACGAGCGCAGGC tgtACTACGAAGGCCTGCAGGACAAACTGGCCCAGATCCGGGATGCGCGTGGGGCTCTGAACGCGCTGCGGGAGGAGCATCGGGAGAAGCTGCGCCgtgcagcagaggaggcagagcgCCAGCGCCAGATCCAGCTGGCCCAGAAGCTGGAGATCATGAGGCAGAAGAAGCAG GAGTACCTGGAGATGCAGCGTCAGTTGGCCATCCAGCGGCTAcaggagcaggagaaggagaggcagatgcGCCTGGAACAGCAGAAGCAGACCATCCAGATGAGAGCTCAGATGCCAGCTTTCTCACTGCCTTACGCCCAA CTCCAGGCCATGCCCGCAGCCAGTGGGGTGATCTACCAGCCTTCTGGGCCCACCAGCTTCCCTGGTACCTTCAGCCCAGCCGGCTCCGTGGAGGGCTCTCCCATGCACAGCGTATACATGAACCAGGCAGCACAAGGGGGCACAGGGCCATACACTGCAATGCCCGTTACAGGGACAG ATCCCAGCATGGTGAATGCCTACATGTACCAGCCGGCAGCAGGCAGTGGGCAGGCGGCTCAGCAGGGGCAGGCGgtgcccaccaccaccccggcgtACTCGTCCTACCAGCCAACTCCAACACAGGGCTACCAG AGTGCAGCCTCGCAGTCGCAGAGCATCCCGGCCATCTCTCAGGCCCCCCAGTCAGGCGCCATGGGCTACATGGGCAGCCAGTCGGTCTCCATGGGGTACCAGCCCTATGGCATGCAG GGCCTCATGTCCGCCCTGCCGGGCCAGGAAGCTGCACTGAGCAGCCTGCCAGCCCAGCAGTCCTACCTGCCCGGGCAGCAGCCCCTCTACCAACAG ATGGCACCTGCTGGAGGGCCCCCCCAGCAGCAACAGCCCCAGCCGGCGCCCGCCCCGGTGCAACAGCCCCAGGGCAGCGGAGAGGCCCAGCTCATCTCCTTTGACTGA
- the HGS gene encoding hepatocyte growth factor-regulated tyrosine kinase substrate isoform X1 — translation MGRGGGTFERLLDKATSQLLLETDWESILQICDMIRQGDTQAKYAVNAIKKKVNDKNPHVALYALEVMESVVKNCGQTVHDEVANKQTMEELKEILKRQVETSVRSKILYLIQAWAHAFRNEPKYKVVQDTYQIMKVEGHVFPEFKESDAMFAAERAPDWVDAEECHRCRVQFGVVTRKHHCRACGQIFCGKCSSKYSTIPKFGIEKEVRVCEPCYEHLNKKAEGKAAATSELPPEYLTSPLSQQSQVSGCPVGDLVILTCLLVPLLTTSSYLFLQLPPKRDETALQEEEELQLAIALSQSEAEEKERMRQKTTYAMYPKAEPTPVTSSAPPVSTLYSPPVNSSAPLAEDIDPELARYLNRNYWEKKQEEVRKSPTPSAPLSLTEPAAQPGEAHPAPLGVVEQYQNGESEENHEQFLKALQNAVTTFVNRMKSNHMRGRSITNDSAVLSLFQSINNMHPQLLELLNQLDERRLYYEGLQDKLAQIRDARGALNALREEHREKLRRAAEEAERQRQIQLAQKLEIMRQKKQEYLEMQRQLAIQRLQEQEKERQMRLEQQKQTIQMRAQMPAFSLPYAQLQAMPAASGVIYQPSGPTSFPGTFSPAGSVEGSPMHSVYMNQAAQGGTGPYTAMPVTGTDPSMVNAYMYQPAAGSGQAAQQGQAVPTTTPAYSSYQPTPTQGYQSAASQSQSIPAISQAPQSGAMGYMGSQSVSMGYQPYGMQGLMSALPGQEAALSSLPAQQSYLPGQQPLYQQMAPAGGPPQQQQPQPAPAPVQQPQGSGEAQLISFD, via the exons ATggggcgcggcggcggcaccTTCGAGCGGCTTCTCG ATAAGGCTACAAGCCAGCTTCTGCTGGAGACGGACTGGGAATCCATCCTGCAGATCTGCGACATGATCCGTCAGGGAGATACCCA AGCAAAATATGCCGTCAACGCTATCAAGAAGAAAGTCAATGACAAGAATCCCCACGTGGCACTCTATGCACTGGAG GTCATGGAGTCAGTGGTGAAAAACTGTGGCCAAACAGTCCATGACGAGGTGGCCAATAAACAGACTATGGAGGAACTGAAGGAAATACTCAAG AGGCAAGTGGAGACAAGTGTCCGCAGTAAGATCCTGTACCTTATCCAGGCCTGGGCTCACGCCTTCCGCAATGAGCCCAAGTACAAGGTGGTGCAGGACACCTATCAGATAATGAAGGTCGAAG GTCACGTGTTCCCGGAGTTCAAAGAGAGCGATGCCATGTTTGCTGCAGAAAGG GCTCCAGACTGGGTCGATGCTGAGGAGTGTCACAGATGTCGAGTGCAGTTTGGCGTTGTGACACGGAAG CATCATTGCAGGGCCTGTGGGCAGATCTTCTGTGGCAAATGCTCCTCCAAGTATTCCACCATCCCCAAATTTGGGATCGAGAAGGAAGTGAGAGTCTGCGAGCCCTGTTATGAGCATCTCAACAA GAAAGCTGAGGGTAAAGCTGCTGCCACCTCTGAACTGCCCCCCGAGTACCTGACCAGCCCCCTCTCTCAGCAGTCCCAGGTGAGTGGCTGCCCTGTAGGTGATCTAGTGATCCTGACATGCTTGTTGGTCCCTTTGTTGACCACCTCCTCATATCTCTTCTTGCAGCTGCCTCCGAAGCGTGATGAGACAGCTCTGCAAGAGGAGGAAGAGCTCCAGCTAGCTATTGCCTTATCTCAGTCAGAGGCTGAGGAGAAGGAGAGAATG aggCAGAAAACAACCTACGCCATGTACCCGAAGGCTGAGCCCACACCTGTCACATCATCAGCTCCCCCGGTCAGCACGCTCTATTCCCCACCCGTG AATTCCTCTGCTCCCTTGGCTGAGGACATTGACCCGGAG CTGGCTCGGTACCTGAACCGCAACTACTGGGAGAAGAAACAAGAGGAGGTTCGCAAGAGCCCCACCCCATCAGCACCTCTGTCCCTCACGGAGCCAGCTGCTCAGCCTGGGGAAGCCCACCCTGCCCCACTTGGTGTTGTTGAG CAGTACCAGAACGGCGAGTCTGAGGAGAACCACGAGCAGTTCCTGAAAGCACTGCAGAATGCGGTCACCACGTTTGTCAACCGCATGAAGAGCAACCACATGCGGGGCCGCAGCATCACCAATGACTCTGCCGTGTTGTCCCTCTTCCAGTCCATCAACAACATGCAcccccagctgctggagctgctcaaCCAGCTGGACGAGCGCAGGC tgtACTACGAAGGCCTGCAGGACAAACTGGCCCAGATCCGGGATGCGCGTGGGGCTCTGAACGCGCTGCGGGAGGAGCATCGGGAGAAGCTGCGCCgtgcagcagaggaggcagagcgCCAGCGCCAGATCCAGCTGGCCCAGAAGCTGGAGATCATGAGGCAGAAGAAGCAG GAGTACCTGGAGATGCAGCGTCAGTTGGCCATCCAGCGGCTAcaggagcaggagaaggagaggcagatgcGCCTGGAACAGCAGAAGCAGACCATCCAGATGAGAGCTCAGATGCCAGCTTTCTCACTGCCTTACGCCCAA CTCCAGGCCATGCCCGCAGCCAGTGGGGTGATCTACCAGCCTTCTGGGCCCACCAGCTTCCCTGGTACCTTCAGCCCAGCCGGCTCCGTGGAGGGCTCTCCCATGCACAGCGTATACATGAACCAGGCAGCACAAGGGGGCACAGGGCCATACACTGCAATGCCCGTTACAGGGACAG ATCCCAGCATGGTGAATGCCTACATGTACCAGCCGGCAGCAGGCAGTGGGCAGGCGGCTCAGCAGGGGCAGGCGgtgcccaccaccaccccggcgtACTCGTCCTACCAGCCAACTCCAACACAGGGCTACCAG AGTGCAGCCTCGCAGTCGCAGAGCATCCCGGCCATCTCTCAGGCCCCCCAGTCAGGCGCCATGGGCTACATGGGCAGCCAGTCGGTCTCCATGGGGTACCAGCCCTATGGCATGCAG GGCCTCATGTCCGCCCTGCCGGGCCAGGAAGCTGCACTGAGCAGCCTGCCAGCCCAGCAGTCCTACCTGCCCGGGCAGCAGCCCCTCTACCAACAG ATGGCACCTGCTGGAGGGCCCCCCCAGCAGCAACAGCCCCAGCCGGCGCCCGCCCCGGTGCAACAGCCCCAGGGCAGCGGAGAGGCCCAGCTCATCTCCTTTGACTGA
- the HGS gene encoding hepatocyte growth factor-regulated tyrosine kinase substrate isoform X3, which translates to MFAAERAPDWVDAEECHRCRVQFGVVTRKHHCRACGQIFCGKCSSKYSTIPKFGIEKEVRVCEPCYEHLNKKAEGKAAATSELPPEYLTSPLSQQSQLPPKRDETALQEEEELQLAIALSQSEAEEKERMRQKTTYAMYPKAEPTPVTSSAPPVSTLYSPPVNSSAPLAEDIDPELARYLNRNYWEKKQEEVRKSPTPSAPLSLTEPAAQPGEAHPAPLGVVEQQYQNGESEENHEQFLKALQNAVTTFVNRMKSNHMRGRSITNDSAVLSLFQSINNMHPQLLELLNQLDERRLYYEGLQDKLAQIRDARGALNALREEHREKLRRAAEEAERQRQIQLAQKLEIMRQKKQEYLEMQRQLAIQRLQEQEKERQMRLEQQKQTIQMRAQMPAFSLPYAQLQAMPAASGVIYQPSGPTSFPGTFSPAGSVEGSPMHSVYMNQAAQGGTGPYTAMPVTGTDPSMVNAYMYQPAAGSGQAAQQGQAVPTTTPAYSSYQPTPTQGYQSAASQSQSIPAISQAPQSGAMGYMGSQSVSMGYQPYGMQGLMSALPGQEAALSSLPAQQSYLPGQQPLYQQMAPAGGPPQQQQPQPAPAPVQQPQGSGEAQLISFD; encoded by the exons ATGTTTGCTGCAGAAAGG GCTCCAGACTGGGTCGATGCTGAGGAGTGTCACAGATGTCGAGTGCAGTTTGGCGTTGTGACACGGAAG CATCATTGCAGGGCCTGTGGGCAGATCTTCTGTGGCAAATGCTCCTCCAAGTATTCCACCATCCCCAAATTTGGGATCGAGAAGGAAGTGAGAGTCTGCGAGCCCTGTTATGAGCATCTCAACAA GAAAGCTGAGGGTAAAGCTGCTGCCACCTCTGAACTGCCCCCCGAGTACCTGACCAGCCCCCTCTCTCAGCAGTCCCAG CTGCCTCCGAAGCGTGATGAGACAGCTCTGCAAGAGGAGGAAGAGCTCCAGCTAGCTATTGCCTTATCTCAGTCAGAGGCTGAGGAGAAGGAGAGAATG aggCAGAAAACAACCTACGCCATGTACCCGAAGGCTGAGCCCACACCTGTCACATCATCAGCTCCCCCGGTCAGCACGCTCTATTCCCCACCCGTG AATTCCTCTGCTCCCTTGGCTGAGGACATTGACCCGGAG CTGGCTCGGTACCTGAACCGCAACTACTGGGAGAAGAAACAAGAGGAGGTTCGCAAGAGCCCCACCCCATCAGCACCTCTGTCCCTCACGGAGCCAGCTGCTCAGCCTGGGGAAGCCCACCCTGCCCCACTTGGTGTTGTTGAG CAGCAGTACCAGAACGGCGAGTCTGAGGAGAACCACGAGCAGTTCCTGAAAGCACTGCAGAATGCGGTCACCACGTTTGTCAACCGCATGAAGAGCAACCACATGCGGGGCCGCAGCATCACCAATGACTCTGCCGTGTTGTCCCTCTTCCAGTCCATCAACAACATGCAcccccagctgctggagctgctcaaCCAGCTGGACGAGCGCAGGC tgtACTACGAAGGCCTGCAGGACAAACTGGCCCAGATCCGGGATGCGCGTGGGGCTCTGAACGCGCTGCGGGAGGAGCATCGGGAGAAGCTGCGCCgtgcagcagaggaggcagagcgCCAGCGCCAGATCCAGCTGGCCCAGAAGCTGGAGATCATGAGGCAGAAGAAGCAG GAGTACCTGGAGATGCAGCGTCAGTTGGCCATCCAGCGGCTAcaggagcaggagaaggagaggcagatgcGCCTGGAACAGCAGAAGCAGACCATCCAGATGAGAGCTCAGATGCCAGCTTTCTCACTGCCTTACGCCCAA CTCCAGGCCATGCCCGCAGCCAGTGGGGTGATCTACCAGCCTTCTGGGCCCACCAGCTTCCCTGGTACCTTCAGCCCAGCCGGCTCCGTGGAGGGCTCTCCCATGCACAGCGTATACATGAACCAGGCAGCACAAGGGGGCACAGGGCCATACACTGCAATGCCCGTTACAGGGACAG ATCCCAGCATGGTGAATGCCTACATGTACCAGCCGGCAGCAGGCAGTGGGCAGGCGGCTCAGCAGGGGCAGGCGgtgcccaccaccaccccggcgtACTCGTCCTACCAGCCAACTCCAACACAGGGCTACCAG AGTGCAGCCTCGCAGTCGCAGAGCATCCCGGCCATCTCTCAGGCCCCCCAGTCAGGCGCCATGGGCTACATGGGCAGCCAGTCGGTCTCCATGGGGTACCAGCCCTATGGCATGCAG GGCCTCATGTCCGCCCTGCCGGGCCAGGAAGCTGCACTGAGCAGCCTGCCAGCCCAGCAGTCCTACCTGCCCGGGCAGCAGCCCCTCTACCAACAG ATGGCACCTGCTGGAGGGCCCCCCCAGCAGCAACAGCCCCAGCCGGCGCCCGCCCCGGTGCAACAGCCCCAGGGCAGCGGAGAGGCCCAGCTCATCTCCTTTGACTGA